Part of the Desulfovulcanus ferrireducens genome, GTAATCTTTACCCATGCCCACATTCTTCCCTGGATGAACCTTAGTGCCCAGCTGACGAACCAAAATATTCCCTGCCCGTACCTTTTGGCCGCCAAAGCGCTTCACGCCTCTTCTTTGACCAATACTATCTCGACCGTTCCTGGAACTTCCTCCAGCTTTCTTATGAGCCATAATATCCTCCCTTAACTAGGCCTGTATAGCCTTCACCCTAAGGGTTGTAAAATCCTGACGATGACCTTGCTTTTTACGGTAGTCTTTGCGGCGCTTTTTCTTGAAAACAATAATCTTTTTCTCTCGGCCATGATTTAAAACATCGCAGACAACCTTGGCCTGCTGAACATACGGCTGACCAATCTGAACTTCGCCGCCCTGACCTACAACCAAAACCTTATCCAAAGTAATCTCAGAACCGGCCTCTGCCTGAAGCTTACTAACTTTGACCTGCTGTCCTTCTTGGACCCGGTATTGTTTTCCTCCGGTTTCAACTATAGCAAACATTGTCTTACCTCCAGAAAAGTGAAACGGAACTAGTAAACTAACTTTTCCTGGTTAGTCAAGTTATTTTTAACAGTTTGACACTGCCACGTCATTATTCAATTTCAAAAAGTGGCCGGTGGACAGTCTAAGCAGCCCTGGCCAGAAACAAAACCTGAACCTGCTTGGCTCCGCCCTGAAGAAGAACGTGTGTGCACTCCTCCAGAGTAGTCCCCGTAGTCATGATATCGTCAATCAATAAAATTTTTTTATTGCGTAATATATTTGAAGAAATCAAAAAACTATTCTTAAGGTTAGCCAAGCGCTCAGTTCTATTCAATATACTCTGTGCAGGAGTATGCTTTTGTTTCTCAAAGCCTCGTCTCTTGACCGGAGTATCAATTTTCCGAGCAAAAATTTTAGCCAACTCCAGGCTCTGGTTAAACCCTCTCTCTCTTAATTTTTTATTGTGCATAGGTACAGGAAGAATGATATCCTGACGATCAAGACCATGACTCTTATATGCTTCATAGAGCAGAAAGGCCAAAACCCTGCCTAAACTCAACTTCTGGGTAAATTTATATTCAAGAATCAGTTGTTTTAACAAACCATCGTACACTCCATAAAAACCAAGTCCAGACCAAGAAGGAGGAGCCTCACGACACTGAAGACATTGATAGGGGTTCTCATTTAACACATAGACTTGGCCACAGGAAACACAGTAGCCGTATCGGACAGGAGATAGCTTGGTCTGACAATCACGGCACAAAAACTTGCCTTTAGGCACAACCTGGCCACAAATATCACACCGGCTCTGGACAAATATATCCTTCAAAGCTGTCAACATTCTTTCGGTTTAAGCTGGATTTTTCAGTGTAGGGCCTTGAAGAACGCTGAGTTAACAAAATTCCATCAGACAAGGAATAATTAGGCCCAAGTTAATAAATACTTTTGCAGAAATGTCAGATCGCGAACTCACGTATCTTTTCCAGGATTGTACTATTAGACTTGAGATCAGCTACTTTATCCAGGCCGCGTAAATCCAGATACTCAAGACTATAATTAAACGTAGACAAAAAATATTTCAGGGTTAATTGACTGCCAGCGAACAGCTTATCACCTTTTTTGCGTCCGGCTATGAGGATGATTTTCGCCTGTCCCCTATGAACTTTTAATTGCTCTTTAATCCACATAGAATAAAAAGATTGGCTTCTATCAATCAGGGCCTTTAAACCAGCCGGTAAATGATAAAAATAAATAGGGGAGCAAAGAAAAAGCCTTCTGAAAGTTAAAATCTTTTCTAAAACCATCTGAGCATCATCATTTGCCGCCAGGATACAATGTCCAAGCCCCTCCTCGGCACACTTCTGGCAACCCTGACAAGGGATGATCTTGAACTGCCGCAGATAAATTACTTCCGGAGA contains:
- the rpmA gene encoding 50S ribosomal protein L27 — protein: MAHKKAGGSSRNGRDSIGQRRGVKRFGGQKVRAGNILVRQLGTKVHPGKNVGMGKDYTLFALTDGVVKFEKFVRNKKVKTRVSVVPAV
- the rplU gene encoding 50S ribosomal protein L21, with amino-acid sequence MFAIVETGGKQYRVQEGQQVKVSKLQAEAGSEITLDKVLVVGQGGEVQIGQPYVQQAKVVCDVLNHGREKKIIVFKKKRRKDYRKKQGHRQDFTTLRVKAIQA
- a CDS encoding ComF family protein, with protein sequence MKDIFVQSRCDICGQVVPKGKFLCRDCQTKLSPVRYGYCVSCGQVYVLNENPYQCLQCREAPPSWSGLGFYGVYDGLLKQLILEYKFTQKLSLGRVLAFLLYEAYKSHGLDRQDIILPVPMHNKKLRERGFNQSLELAKIFARKIDTPVKRRGFEKQKHTPAQSILNRTERLANLKNSFLISSNILRNKKILLIDDIMTTGTTLEECTHVLLQGGAKQVQVLFLARAA
- a CDS encoding flavodoxin family protein; protein product: MKYDSLILACSPRPGGNTDTAAKLIADTLEQQGFSPEVIYLRQFKIIPCQGCQKCAEEGLGHCILAANDDAQMVLEKILTFRRLFLCSPIYFYHLPAGLKALIDRSQSFYSMWIKEQLKVHRGQAKIILIAGRKKGDKLFAGSQLTLKYFLSTFNYSLEYLDLRGLDKVADLKSNSTILEKIREFAI